A part of Saccharomonospora amisosensis genomic DNA contains:
- a CDS encoding LCP family protein, translating into MTYGGHYGGQQPPPSGRRPPRGPRQHQGAQMMPIPGSDRARQAQRRPQQATRVAPAGPPYDPPAARPGGAPPPRPPRRKRWSFGRVATALLLVVVMLLAAVWLYLEFSINRIDALPDYEGKPAAAEGTNWLIVGSDSRAGLDAEQQAQLSTGDAGGQRTDTIMIAHIPDNDTPATLLSLPRDSQVEIPGHGVNKINAAFAFGGAPLLAQTIEQATGLRIDHYAEIGFGGFANIVEAIGGVEMDIPEEMRDTKTGMVIPAGRQTLDGAQALGFVRMRYSSATPRSDLDRVANQRKFIGALANEMASPATLLNPFEVFPLLADAPDALTMDTEDHLHHLVGLAWAMRGISDGGVVTTTMPTTSASAEQWDEEKSQVLLDALRTDSPIPDSVVVN; encoded by the coding sequence ATGACCTACGGCGGGCACTACGGCGGCCAGCAGCCGCCCCCTTCCGGCCGTCGGCCGCCACGCGGCCCTCGGCAACATCAGGGCGCACAGATGATGCCCATTCCGGGGAGTGACAGAGCCCGCCAGGCGCAGCGCAGGCCACAACAGGCCACGAGGGTGGCACCCGCGGGACCGCCGTACGACCCGCCTGCGGCACGCCCGGGTGGAGCGCCCCCACCGAGGCCGCCTCGGCGCAAGCGGTGGTCCTTCGGCCGCGTCGCGACGGCGTTGTTGCTGGTGGTCGTGATGCTGCTGGCGGCGGTGTGGCTCTACCTCGAGTTCTCGATCAACCGGATCGACGCGCTGCCCGACTACGAGGGCAAGCCCGCCGCCGCGGAAGGCACCAACTGGCTGATAGTGGGCTCGGACTCGCGGGCGGGGCTCGACGCCGAACAGCAGGCGCAGCTTTCCACCGGCGACGCCGGAGGGCAGCGCACCGACACGATCATGATCGCGCACATCCCGGACAACGACACGCCCGCCACCTTGCTCAGCCTGCCCCGCGACTCGCAGGTCGAGATACCGGGCCACGGTGTCAACAAGATCAACGCGGCGTTCGCCTTCGGCGGCGCGCCGCTGCTGGCGCAGACCATCGAGCAGGCCACCGGGCTGCGGATCGACCACTATGCCGAGATCGGGTTCGGTGGTTTCGCCAACATCGTCGAGGCGATCGGCGGCGTGGAGATGGACATACCGGAGGAAATGCGCGACACCAAGACCGGGATGGTCATCCCGGCGGGCAGGCAGACGCTCGACGGGGCGCAGGCACTGGGCTTCGTTCGCATGCGGTACAGCTCGGCGACTCCGCGATCCGATCTCGACCGGGTCGCCAACCAGCGCAAGTTCATCGGCGCGCTCGCCAACGAGATGGCCAGCCCCGCGACGCTGCTCAACCCGTTCGAGGTGTTCCCGCTGCTGGCCGATGCCCCCGACGCGCTGACCATGGACACCGAGGACCACCTGCACCATCTGGTCGGCCTCGCCTGGGCCATGCGAGGCATCTCCGACGGCGGTGTCGTCACCACGACGATGCCCACCACCTCGGCATCCGCCGAACAGTGGGACGAGGAGAAGTCACAGGTGCTGCTCGACGCGCTGCGGACGGACTCGCCGATTCCCGACAGCGTCGTCGTGAACTGA
- a CDS encoding TetR/AcrR family transcriptional regulator encodes MSPRVGLSADGVVDAALALVDERGTEALTLANVAARTGVATPSLYKHVGGLAELRALVGVRILDEMTTRFSAVAVGRGGDAAVAALMREYRAYVLDHPKRYPLTPMDPLHDPVQREAGTRLLQVMLAALREYGLEGADAVHATRRLRVVVHGFASIEAAGGFGLPEALDETYEQLIDMYLASLRRT; translated from the coding sequence ATGAGCCCTAGGGTTGGCCTGTCGGCCGATGGTGTCGTCGACGCCGCGCTCGCGCTCGTGGACGAGCGGGGTACCGAAGCGCTCACGCTCGCGAACGTCGCCGCGCGCACCGGTGTCGCCACCCCGTCCCTGTACAAGCACGTCGGCGGGCTCGCCGAACTTCGCGCCCTCGTGGGTGTGCGGATCCTGGACGAGATGACCACCCGGTTCAGTGCCGTCGCGGTGGGCCGTGGCGGCGACGCCGCGGTGGCGGCGTTGATGCGGGAGTACCGCGCCTACGTGCTGGACCATCCGAAGCGCTACCCGTTGACGCCGATGGATCCGCTGCACGACCCCGTCCAGCGGGAGGCTGGCACGCGGCTGCTCCAGGTCATGCTCGCCGCGTTGCGTGAGTACGGACTCGAAGGCGCCGACGCCGTCCACGCCACCCGGCGACTGCGGGTTGTGGTGCACGGCTTCGCCTCCATCGAGGCGGCGGGTGGGTTCGGCCTGCCGGAGGCGCTGGACGAGACCTACGAACAGCTCATCGACATGTATCTGGCGAGCCTGAGGAGAACCTGA
- the gap gene encoding type I glyceraldehyde-3-phosphate dehydrogenase, with amino-acid sequence MTARIAINGLGRIGRATLRSVLAEPALEPVAVNDLASADNLAYLLRYDTVYGRAESDVEVSDSAILTHGRRISVFNEPDPARLPWQDLDIDLVFECTGAFRRTVDVVKHLDAGARRAILSAPAKDELTTVVPGVNSDEVAGERMVSCASCTTNCVAPVLEVLDRNLGVRKATMSTAHAYTSSQQLVDGPAGKRWRRGRAAAASIVPSTTGAAEATARVLPELTNRFDGVALRVPVPVGSIADIVCLTERTTNAEQLNELFRIEADSDRYRGVLGVSEDPIVSADVIADPRATIVDLTLTTVTDGDLVKVMAWYDNEWGYAQQLIRQALAMVGEPATVR; translated from the coding sequence ATGACCGCGAGGATTGCCATCAACGGCCTCGGCCGTATCGGCCGTGCCACGCTGAGGTCCGTGCTGGCCGAGCCTGCACTGGAGCCGGTCGCTGTCAACGACCTCGCCTCCGCCGACAACCTGGCATACCTGCTGCGCTATGACACCGTCTACGGGCGCGCCGAGTCCGACGTCGAGGTGTCGGACTCGGCCATCCTCACGCACGGCAGGCGGATCAGCGTGTTCAACGAGCCCGATCCGGCTCGGTTGCCTTGGCAGGACCTCGACATCGACCTGGTCTTCGAGTGCACGGGTGCCTTCCGCAGGACCGTCGACGTCGTCAAGCACCTCGATGCGGGCGCGCGCAGGGCGATCCTGTCCGCCCCGGCCAAGGACGAACTCACCACCGTGGTCCCGGGGGTCAACTCCGACGAGGTCGCCGGCGAGCGGATGGTCTCCTGCGCGAGCTGCACCACCAACTGTGTGGCGCCGGTGCTGGAGGTGCTGGACCGCAACCTCGGTGTCCGCAAAGCCACCATGTCGACGGCGCATGCCTACACCTCCAGCCAGCAGCTCGTCGACGGCCCGGCAGGCAAGCGATGGCGGCGCGGGCGGGCGGCCGCGGCGAGTATCGTGCCGAGCACCACGGGAGCGGCTGAGGCGACGGCGCGGGTGCTGCCCGAACTGACCAACCGCTTCGACGGGGTCGCGCTGAGGGTGCCGGTTCCGGTCGGTTCGATCGCGGACATCGTGTGCCTCACCGAACGAACCACCAACGCCGAACAGCTCAACGAGTTGTTCCGCATCGAGGCGGACAGCGACCGCTACCGTGGGGTGCTCGGGGTGAGCGAGGATCCGATCGTGTCGGCCGATGTGATCGCCGACCCACGCGCGACGATCGTCGACCTCACACTGACCACGGTCACCGACGGTGACCTGGTGAAGGTGATGGCCTGGTACGACAACGAGTGGGGCTACGCCCAGCAGCTGATCCGCCAAGCGCTCGCCATGGTCGGTGAACCGGCCACGGTGCGCTGA